From Corvus moneduloides isolate bCorMon1 chromosome 2, bCorMon1.pri, whole genome shotgun sequence, one genomic window encodes:
- the RABL3 gene encoding rab-like protein 3: protein MAALDRVKVLVLGDSGVGKSSLVHLLCHNQVLGNPSWTVGCSVDVRIHDYKEGTPEEKTYYIELWDVGGSVGSATSVKSTRAVFYNLLNGIILVHDLTNKKSSQNLYRWSLEALNRDVAPTGVLVTNGDYDREQFADNQIPLLVIGTKLDQIPETKRNEVLTRTAFLAEDFNAEEINLDCTNPRYLAAGSSNAVKLSRFFDKVIEKRYFLRDGNQIPGFSERKRFGGGTLKSLHYD from the exons ATGGCGGCTCTGGACAGGGTcaaggtgctggtgctgggcgACTCCG GTGTCGGAAAGTCGTCGCTCGTTCACCTGTTGTGCCACAACCAGGTGCTGGGGAACCCGTCCTGGACAGTGGGCTGCTCCGTGGATGTGCGA ATCCATGACTACAAAGAAGGGACTCCAGAAGAAAAGACCTATTACATTGAGCTGTGGGATGTTGGAGGTTCTGTGGGCAGTGCCACCAGTGTGAAAAGCACACGAGCAGTGTTTTATAATTTGCTGAATG GGATAATTTTAGTGCATGACTTAACCAACAAGAAATCATCCCAGAATTTGTATCGCTGGTCTTTGGAAGCCCTCAACAGAGATGTCGCTCCAACAGGAGTTCTCGTGACAAACGG TGACTATGACCGTGAACAGTTTGCTGATAACCAGATCCCACTGCTGGTAATAGGAACTAAGCTGGATCAGATCCCAGAAACTAAGAGGAATGAAGTTTTGACCAGAACAGCTTTCTTGGCTGAGGATTTCAATGCTGAAGAGATAAATTTG GATTGCACCAATCCTCGTTACCTGGCCGCAGGTTCATCCAATGCTGTCAAACTAAGCAGGTTTTTTGATAAG GTCATAGAGAAGAGATACTTCTTAAGAGATGGCAATCAG ATTCCTGGCTTCTCTGAAAGGAAGAGGTTTGGAGGAGGAACACTGAAGAGCCTTCATTATGATTGA